The Apium graveolens cultivar Ventura chromosome 3, ASM990537v1, whole genome shotgun sequence sequence CAAGTCTCTTCACTTTCGCAGCACCATTCACCCAAGCTACTGATTCAGCAGGGGGTTCAGGCATAACAACAGAAAGAGCAGTCCAAAAGAGCCCACAGTAAATAACAAATGCTGAGGTGAGATGTGTTGCTAGCCGGTACGGACTTACTCTTGGTTCAGAATATTCTGATGTTGGTTCCTGGTAATGAAAGAAGGGGGGAAAAAACTAAACTTTCTGCAGATTTTTCAATAGCAAACGCACATAAGAGCCTTAGCTCTAGACCACTCTTGATCATTAAACAGCAAATACATATAAGGCCCTACCTGTATATCACTCCTAGTCATTTAATAGAAAACACATATAAGACCCTTACCTCTAAACCACTCTTCACCATCCACCAGCCAATTAGTCCTTGTCCAGCACCAAGTGCAACAAGCCCAGAAAGTCTAAGTCCAAGTTGAGGAGTAATATATCCTTTCCGAAGAAAGTACCCAAAGGGCAGCACAAACATAATTCCAAGTGCTCTTCCCCACATACGATGAGCGTATTCCATCCAATAAATGAACTTGAAGTCATCCATATGCATTCCTTTATTTATACTGCACCAGATTCAAATCTTGTTATATAAAACATCCTCATTAAAGTTGTGGTCAATCTAAATTATGTCATAGTGACACTTTTAAAAAAGCAAAAGTACACTTTAGGTCATTAAAATCTTTTTCCCATTCCAGGATTAAAATGACAGCATTTGCTACTTTTAAGCCCACAAGAATTTTAGAAAAAGGCGTTAAAATAATCGTATTAGATGCAAAGACTTTTGAACATTGCAAATTTCGGTTAATATTCACAATAATAACAGCAAAAACAAATATTAACTACATTTGAATTGGCCGGTGATTGTACTAACCGCTTGAACTCGGGGGATTGCTTATACTTTTCAAACTCAGTTAACCAATCTTCTTCTGACAAAGGGGGGAGGCTACCAGTGAACTTCCATTCAGTCATTGAAAGACCAGATCGAGTCAACCTTGTCACACCTCCAAGTACAACCATACTAAACACCCACGCAGCTGACGCAAAAAGCCATATACCAATTGCTTTCTTAGCATGAGGTCCTGCAGTAACCAAGAACTTTAATCCTTCACTATTCTCCTTGCAGACAGTTGCAGTTGCAGTTGCAGTGGAGACCTTTCTTATTGATGGTTGAAAACCCTGAAACACATAGCATGCTATTATCAATAACTTTAGAAAATCAACTCAATAAGCAAATTCACTCACTTTTCCAATATTTTTTGTGGCATGATATGTCAATACTATATAAAATGAGGTGACTGGAAAACAAAGACTCCCGAAGGTTGTTATGCAAAGTGTAGCACGATATATAGCGAATCGCACTTGTACCCGGTGTTCTAAAAATCCCCGATTTAACCGATTAATCCCTTGCAAAGTACCCAACCGATCcaatttttgaaatccgattaatatTTACGAGTTTTTCTTCATCgtagtatatataattatttattaaaattaaaatactatatctattgaaatataaagaattatagaaattatgatataaataaatatatatttgttagtAAATTACTAATATAACCATAATAAtctattaaatataattaaatattataatatatccgatttttactccgattaatccccgatttgcGATTAATTCTAAATCAATAGCTGGACCAATCTTCACCTATTCCTGATTCTTACAACACTGCTTGTACCACTTAAACACCACTTAAACAAGTTTTAATGTGGAATATATGCAATTTATTGAAGATGCAAAATTAAAGGGTCATAAACAAAAGACTCAAAATACTGTCACAAATTCCAAGCTCACCAATTCTATTATACCTAGCACTACTACTTTCATGCTTAACAATTCGGCCAACCAATTTAAACAACTATTATGTTGAATTTAAATTCGCAGTAGAACTCCTCTCCCGATATAACTTAATAAAACAAAATTGGCATTAAAATCGCAACACGTAATCAAAAGAAGACCAAATAAATAAGGCTGAACACATTTGAACCATGTCGTAAATTACAGTTTACACCAAGGTACATTACAACATACAACATGAAATTAAGTATAATCGAAATGCGCATTACGAATGAGGTGTGAGTAATTGAAACAAGCAAATTCATACCTTGTGAAACTTGAGAAATGAAGTAAAGCCATTGTAAATAATAGGATTTTTGGAGGAAATAGAAGAAGCAGAAGGAACATTTGCGGGTTTGGAATGGAAGAATCTAGAAGGTTTTAAAAGGGGGGATTCATTAGAAACCCTAGATAATGAAGATGAAACTCGAGTCTTTGAGAAAAGCGAGGATGATGCTTGATGTAAGAAGGCCTTTGAATTGTTCCTTATGATAGAAATTAATCTGGTTTCAAGCATTTCTTTTGTCTGTTTTTGTCAAGTAACACAGGGTTTTAGGGTAGTAATTGAGTTTGATCGTGTCGGAGTAGAGCTTTATGTTCTGTGTTGTTTTAATTTCACACCGAGGTTTGCTTTATGTCTGAGCCGCCCGGTTCAGTCGTGGACCGTTCCCAGTCGCACAACTACAGTCTGATTTACGGACTAGTCAGGCTTTACCATTTTCTTTTTTTTGAATTAGGGTTAGGGAGCCTAATTATCAATTgttaatttataataaaatcattaacaagataattaaaatattttctaCTTAATATATTCCAAATAAGaaatcttttttttttgttttttataatattgatttatccagatttaatttagatttattaTTCCCTCCGGGTTCTTTACATTGGGGGGACGGGGATCGACACGTATTTTAATACTCCCGTAAAGTTTGGTttctttaaataaatttatataattattttctttaaaataaaaatataatatttattttttatacagaaaaacaaaattttaaaaattaagtTATAGAACTATATAATATGATAGTGTAAAAATGTGTGCTAAATAcgagaaaaaaatatatacttaAAGAAATGAGTGGGAGGGAGAGTAATACGTTAAAAGATTACATGATTAGTCATAAATTACATAGGAGGCCTAACAAACCATTCAGGAGAATAGACAGACATCATATAGTGCTAGCAGGTAAAAGTTTATTTGTCTTGCATCTAAAAATTCCAATGGAGCACAATTTCAAGCAAAAATACAATTATTTTTCTTATAAACAACAACTGGGATTTGAAGGCCTCAGGAGCTGAAATCTCGATGACAATGACTAATCAAAAGATGACAATGATATCCCAATGGTATGAAGTTTGAACTGGTTCTGTCAGGGTAAATTTGATAGATCCCGACTTCTCTTCGTACTCAAACTCTATATCATCTGCATCTGCTGTTATCTTTTTAGGTGCAACTGATGCGTATGCACCAAAGGTACCACACCCGCGAACTTTGAGACTAACAGATTCGTCTTTCTCTGATTCATACTTCAGTTCTTTGATTGCTCCTCCAGAGTTGAACATGTTGATCAGACCAATAGCTGCAAAAGTACCCCCTGTTGACAGTTTCTTGACAGGAGCTACTGTAAAGACTTCATATTCACGCGCATTCAGAGTAATAGGCACAGATGAATCTTTTGGAAGATATACCATGTCTCCTGCATCAAACAACAAATATTGTAACCGAACCAGGGACCTATGATATCTGCAG is a genomic window containing:
- the LOC141713361 gene encoding heme A synthase COX15 translates to MLETRLISIIRNNSKAFLHQASSSLFSKTRVSSSLSRVSNESPLLKPSRFFHSKPANVPSASSISSKNPIIYNGFTSFLKFHKGFQPSIRKVSTATATATVCKENSEGLKFLVTAGPHAKKAIGIWLFASAAWVFSMVVLGGVTRLTRSGLSMTEWKFTGSLPPLSEEDWLTEFEKYKQSPEFKRINKGMHMDDFKFIYWMEYAHRMWGRALGIMFVLPFGYFLRKGYITPQLGLRLSGLVALGAGQGLIGWWMVKSGLEEPTSEYSEPRVSPYRLATHLTSAFVIYCGLFWTALSVVMPEPPAESVAWVNGAAKVKRLAIPISILVGVTAISGAFVAGNDAGRAFNTFPKMGDTWIPDDIFSMKPLMRNFFENTSTVQLDHRILASATLVSIGGLWLATKKLDIHPAVRSLIGSTLGMAALQVTLGISTLLSYVPVGLGSAHQAGALTLLTLMILLNHTVRRPSLSLLKSLPSVART